The Listeria welshimeri serovar 6b str. SLCC5334 genome has a window encoding:
- the cyoE gene encoding heme o synthase has protein sequence MNQIEKTGELSASRFTVRDFTELVKIGIVNSNTITAFTGMWLAFQLNGISFIQNVDVIFFTIVGSALIVAASGAFNNVIDRDIDGIMERTKNRPTMTGKISGKRALMVALVLGVVGTIMLFMTTWQAGVLGVIGVFLYVVVYSLYAKRKLVSNTVIGSFSGAVPPLIGWFAVEPSFSMVPIMLFLVMFCWQPPHFYAIAIKRKDEYAAAGIPMLPVVKGIERTKKSMFFWVILLTILPFFMFDLGIVYVILATLLNIGWLALSVYGFKMADSIKWAKWMFIYSLNYMTILFVAMVVISIFL, from the coding sequence GTGAATCAGATAGAAAAAACTGGGGAGTTATCGGCGAGTAGATTTACAGTCCGTGATTTTACCGAGCTTGTGAAAATAGGTATCGTGAACTCCAATACGATTACTGCTTTTACAGGAATGTGGTTGGCCTTTCAGTTAAATGGAATTTCTTTTATTCAAAATGTAGATGTGATATTTTTTACTATCGTCGGTTCAGCACTTATTGTCGCTGCTTCGGGCGCTTTTAACAATGTCATTGACCGTGATATTGACGGAATTATGGAAAGAACTAAAAACAGACCAACAATGACTGGGAAAATTTCTGGTAAACGTGCGCTAATGGTCGCGCTTGTGCTTGGTGTAGTAGGAACAATAATGTTATTTATGACGACTTGGCAAGCGGGGGTTCTTGGTGTTATTGGGGTCTTTTTGTATGTCGTTGTTTATTCACTTTATGCAAAAAGAAAACTCGTTAGTAATACAGTAATTGGAAGCTTTTCTGGAGCAGTACCGCCGTTAATTGGTTGGTTTGCAGTCGAGCCATCATTTAGTATGGTACCAATTATGCTCTTTCTTGTTATGTTTTGTTGGCAGCCGCCGCATTTCTACGCGATTGCTATTAAACGTAAAGATGAATATGCCGCTGCTGGTATCCCGATGTTACCCGTTGTAAAAGGCATTGAGCGCACAAAGAAAAGTATGTTTTTCTGGGTGATTTTATTAACTATCTTACCATTCTTTATGTTTGATTTAGGTATCGTATACGTTATTTTAGCGACTTTATTAAATATTGGTTGGTTGGCACTTAGTGTTTACGGATTTAAAATGGCAGACAGTATCAAATGGGCGAAATGGATGTTTATATATTCCTTAAATTATATGACGATTCTATTCGTGGCCATGGTCGTTATCTCCATTTTTCTATAA
- a CDS encoding COX15/CtaA family protein — protein MKKFLKVWSVLTIICMTVVVFGGALVTKTGSADGCGNSWPLCNGQLVRLTDVTPEKLIEFMHRMTTGISSIFVIVLAICAWIYMKNRRETKPLAIIAVLFLIIQALMGMAAVVWGQNPYIMALHFGISIICYASIVLLALMIFEVDRKFDARNLVMGTKLRINIYALTIYTYLAVYTGALVRHEKASMAVPVWPFENGKFIMPDSVQDYVQYFHRVAAFILIVWLLYVTWLVFRDYRRYRVLTFSMVLSLLFIALQAVTGALSVYTGVNLYIALAHSLIITMLFALLCYLCLLASRSKSNRLRIK, from the coding sequence ATGAAAAAATTCTTGAAAGTTTGGTCCGTACTAACGATTATTTGTATGACTGTTGTTGTGTTCGGTGGAGCGCTTGTGACGAAAACGGGTTCAGCAGATGGTTGTGGTAATAGTTGGCCACTTTGTAATGGACAATTAGTTCGTTTAACAGATGTTACACCAGAAAAACTCATTGAATTCATGCACCGAATGACAACGGGAATCAGCTCGATTTTTGTTATTGTTTTAGCAATTTGTGCTTGGATTTATATGAAAAATCGTCGGGAAACAAAACCGCTTGCAATCATCGCAGTATTATTCCTCATTATTCAAGCTTTAATGGGAATGGCAGCAGTTGTTTGGGGTCAAAATCCTTATATCATGGCACTACACTTTGGTATTTCCATCATATGTTATGCTTCCATTGTGCTACTTGCCTTAATGATTTTCGAGGTAGACCGCAAATTCGATGCTCGAAATCTCGTCATGGGAACAAAACTTCGAATCAACATTTATGCACTTACGATTTACACTTATTTAGCTGTTTATACGGGGGCTCTTGTTCGACATGAAAAAGCAAGTATGGCCGTTCCAGTTTGGCCGTTTGAAAATGGTAAATTTATTATGCCTGATTCTGTGCAAGATTATGTACAGTATTTCCACCGAGTAGCCGCATTTATTTTAATTGTTTGGTTGCTGTACGTTACTTGGCTTGTGTTTCGAGATTACAGAAGATACCGAGTGCTTACTTTTAGCATGGTGTTATCCCTTTTATTTATTGCACTTCAAGCTGTTACTGGGGCGCTTTCAGTTTATACAGGAGTAAACTTGTATATTGCACTTGCCCATAGCTTAATTATTACAATGCTCTTCGCTTTACTTTGCTACCTTTGCTTGCTCGCATCTAGAAGTAAAAGTAATCGCTTGCGGATAAAATAA
- a CDS encoding potassium channel family protein has translation MDKTKRRMIYETFMLILILLSLALLPYRNNFTFILNWIIWVIFTLDYLVRFHRADNKWHYVKTHPFQLIAIIPFYGGFRAARIVSFVHLLSITAMGRRYIVPIYSFFRSNGLNRFLMIFVLLVIIIPVPMVFIEPEINNYPDALWWAIVTATTVGYGDIVPVTPIGRILASIMMLFGIAFIGMITSTITNFFRTKKTTTSSTQRTNKITQLIADTPELTKEEIAIVEQFLNLRKKELADDNIKSDSK, from the coding sequence TTGGATAAAACAAAGAGAAGAATGATTTATGAGACTTTTATGCTTATTCTCATATTACTTTCCCTTGCGTTATTACCATACAGAAATAACTTTACATTTATATTAAATTGGATTATTTGGGTGATTTTTACACTTGATTATCTTGTTCGATTTCATAGAGCTGATAATAAATGGCATTACGTTAAAACCCATCCGTTTCAGCTGATTGCGATTATTCCATTTTACGGTGGTTTTAGAGCGGCTCGGATTGTTAGTTTTGTCCATCTTTTAAGCATTACAGCGATGGGAAGACGTTATATTGTTCCAATTTATAGTTTTTTCCGTTCAAATGGATTAAATCGCTTTTTAATGATTTTTGTCTTACTTGTAATTATTATTCCAGTTCCAATGGTATTTATCGAGCCTGAAATAAACAACTATCCCGATGCTCTTTGGTGGGCAATTGTAACTGCCACTACGGTTGGGTATGGTGATATTGTCCCTGTAACACCAATTGGACGAATCTTGGCTTCCATCATGATGCTCTTCGGGATAGCCTTTATCGGGATGATTACAAGTACAATAACTAATTTTTTCCGGACCAAAAAAACGACAACTTCTAGTACTCAAAGAACCAACAAAATTACCCAATTAATTGCAGATACACCTGAACTGACTAAAGAAGAAATTGCGATAGTGGAACAATTTTTGAATTTGCGAAAAAAAGAATTAGCTGATGATAATATAAAAAGTGATAGCAAATGA
- a CDS encoding MOSC domain-containing protein, which translates to MERKIMYLAIGKPKKLSLPNKKLMMTGIEKELVETANLTMTGFENDAPHNLKYHGGVDRTVCIYPYEHYAKWEEKFGEVLQVSAFGENLIVTNMLESSVQIGDKFQIGETIIQVTEARNPCSTIEKFNGIPNLYKAIHETGLTGYLCRTITPGKINKQDEIKQIHQESHGVTVAFCHEKVLHKKGTKEDFERILAVEALSERYRNQVEKLIKK; encoded by the coding sequence ATGGAACGAAAAATAATGTATTTAGCAATTGGCAAACCTAAAAAATTATCTCTTCCAAACAAGAAATTAATGATGACCGGCATTGAGAAGGAACTTGTTGAAACTGCTAACTTAACGATGACTGGATTTGAAAATGACGCTCCACATAATTTAAAATATCATGGTGGGGTAGATCGAACTGTATGTATTTATCCATATGAGCATTATGCAAAATGGGAAGAAAAGTTTGGTGAAGTATTGCAAGTAAGTGCCTTTGGTGAAAATTTGATTGTTACTAATATGTTAGAAAGTTCGGTGCAAATAGGCGATAAATTTCAGATAGGGGAAACAATTATTCAAGTAACAGAAGCAAGAAACCCTTGTAGCACAATTGAAAAATTTAATGGAATCCCTAATCTTTATAAAGCCATTCACGAGACTGGTTTAACTGGTTATTTATGTCGAACTATTACGCCAGGTAAAATAAATAAACAAGATGAAATCAAGCAAATACATCAAGAGTCTCATGGGGTAACAGTAGCCTTTTGTCATGAAAAGGTGTTGCATAAAAAAGGAACAAAAGAAGATTTTGAACGTATTTTAGCGGTGGAAGCTTTATCTGAACGTTACCGTAATCAAGTCGAAAAACTAATCAAAAAGTGA
- a CDS encoding YcnI family protein produces the protein MKKIISMLVVLLAVFVIPFQASAHVSVSPNESTVKSWETYTMKVPSEKEMASKKIVLKIAKGVSFESYEPVPGWTTTVDKKNGTVTWQTEGNGIEKGQFQRFSFIAKNPSEEGDVAWNAYQYYEDGSIVEWVGAEDSETPHATTKILKESAQTTTGSHGEVVAGAEDTAGDTSNSNDNTILLWTAVVISVLALITGILAILSRKK, from the coding sequence ATGAAAAAAATTATTAGTATGTTAGTTGTTTTATTAGCTGTTTTTGTCATTCCATTCCAAGCAAGTGCGCACGTTTCTGTATCACCTAATGAGTCAACTGTGAAATCTTGGGAAACCTATACAATGAAAGTACCATCAGAAAAAGAAATGGCATCCAAGAAAATCGTTTTAAAAATAGCGAAAGGGGTTTCATTTGAATCATATGAACCTGTTCCGGGTTGGACAACGACGGTCGATAAGAAAAACGGTACAGTGACATGGCAAACAGAAGGTAACGGTATTGAAAAAGGCCAGTTCCAACGGTTTAGTTTTATTGCTAAAAATCCAAGTGAAGAAGGAGATGTTGCTTGGAATGCTTACCAATATTACGAAGATGGCTCTATTGTAGAATGGGTTGGCGCAGAAGATTCCGAAACCCCGCATGCAACAACAAAAATTTTGAAAGAATCAGCACAAACAACCACTGGTTCACACGGAGAAGTGGTAGCAGGAGCCGAGGATACAGCTGGAGATACAAGCAATTCAAATGACAATACTATTCTTTTATGGACGGCTGTTGTCATCAGCGTTCTTGCACTTATCACAGGCATTCTAGCTATTTTAAGTCGAAAAAAATAA
- a CDS encoding copper resistance CopC/CopD family protein, whose product MKLLQRISFIVILLYILIVPVQHVSAHAYLENSNPADQSHIKTAPEKVTLVYNEEIEADFPLIEVKNSNGERVETGKTAVSKKNNHMVEASLPADLKPDVYSVSWRVVSADGHAVTGVISFKLGDTKATFQVAEAASSSSDLQISSIQKAILYIGFSLFIGMLAFGLGIYPRKEPLTEKIISRLKKITWIALVFLGVALLMQLVVQTSITTGASIMESFKPSQLSAFLATKTGYIWISEFVVWLALTIFTVIMVRKNKQSSWFALLTESVLIGYLIFAKAQNGHAAASADKIVSITADILHIVAASVWVGGILVLLFVLPRTGKAREVWSRFSIVAIIAVASILVSGLLMAVMNIGQMANLFTTNYGKMLLFKIGLFLLMGICGLGHYLYLKLKNKKLPFKTILVELIIGTAILLVASVLTNIQTPPPAAPKPYDETITADGEKEKINLRVEPGAVGQNQFIITFLTAEGATKTDFEQVTITTKSTKTDEKSTFQAKLANENQYFAEGLYINQTGKWEITVHGLTKDFTDINQTFTINITQ is encoded by the coding sequence ATGAAATTATTGCAAAGAATTAGTTTTATTGTCATTTTATTATACATACTAATTGTGCCGGTTCAGCATGTTTCTGCGCATGCTTATTTGGAAAATTCGAATCCGGCTGATCAATCGCATATTAAAACAGCACCTGAAAAAGTAACACTTGTTTATAATGAGGAAATTGAAGCAGATTTCCCTTTAATAGAAGTCAAAAATTCAAATGGAGAACGAGTAGAGACGGGAAAGACAGCTGTTTCTAAGAAAAATAATCATATGGTGGAAGCTTCGTTACCAGCTGATTTAAAACCTGATGTTTATTCTGTGTCATGGCGAGTTGTTTCCGCTGATGGTCATGCTGTAACGGGCGTTATTTCATTTAAATTAGGCGACACGAAAGCGACATTTCAAGTAGCGGAAGCAGCTTCAAGTAGTTCAGACCTTCAAATCAGCTCGATTCAAAAAGCAATTCTATATATAGGATTTTCACTTTTCATTGGGATGCTTGCTTTTGGTTTGGGGATTTATCCGCGAAAAGAGCCACTGACAGAGAAGATAATCAGTCGCTTAAAAAAAATAACTTGGATAGCACTCGTGTTTCTTGGTGTGGCACTTCTAATGCAGCTGGTTGTGCAAACGAGTATTACGACAGGTGCTAGTATCATGGAAAGTTTTAAACCAAGCCAATTAAGTGCATTTTTAGCAACAAAAACTGGCTATATTTGGATAAGTGAGTTTGTCGTATGGCTTGCACTCACCATTTTCACCGTAATAATGGTTCGTAAAAATAAACAATCAAGCTGGTTTGCGCTACTAACTGAGAGTGTATTAATAGGATATTTAATTTTTGCAAAGGCTCAGAATGGACATGCTGCAGCGAGTGCCGATAAAATAGTAAGTATTACAGCAGATATACTTCATATAGTTGCGGCAAGTGTTTGGGTTGGTGGGATTTTGGTTCTTTTATTCGTGTTACCGCGAACAGGAAAAGCACGAGAAGTTTGGAGTCGTTTTTCTATCGTAGCAATTATTGCAGTAGCTTCGATTTTAGTCAGTGGCTTGTTGATGGCGGTTATGAACATCGGTCAAATGGCAAATCTATTTACGACGAATTATGGCAAAATGCTTCTTTTCAAAATCGGTTTGTTTTTATTGATGGGGATATGTGGTTTAGGTCATTATCTTTACTTGAAACTCAAAAATAAAAAGCTACCATTTAAAACGATTTTAGTAGAACTTATTATTGGGACAGCGATCTTACTAGTTGCGAGTGTTTTAACAAATATACAAACCCCACCGCCAGCTGCGCCAAAACCTTATGATGAAACGATTACAGCAGATGGCGAGAAGGAAAAAATCAATTTGCGTGTCGAACCCGGAGCAGTAGGACAAAATCAATTTATCATCACATTTTTAACAGCAGAGGGGGCAACCAAAACAGATTTTGAACAAGTAACCATCACTACTAAATCTACTAAAACGGATGAAAAATCTACATTTCAAGCGAAACTCGCGAATGAGAATCAATATTTCGCAGAAGGACTTTATATTAATCAAACTGGAAAATGGGAGATTACCGTCCATGGTTTAACGAAAGATTTTACCGATATTAATCAAACATTTACAATCAATATTACTCAGTAA
- the mscL gene encoding large conductance mechanosensitive channel protein MscL, whose product MKKMLVEFRDFALKGNVLDLAVAVVIGAAFGKIVSSLVDNIIMPVVGVLLGGLDFTKLSVTVGKSVIQYGAFIQSIVDFIIIAFAIFIFVKILTSFMKKKEQPVEETPVPPTEEYLKEIRDLLKEQQKEI is encoded by the coding sequence ATGAAAAAAATGTTAGTAGAATTTAGAGATTTTGCGTTAAAAGGGAATGTACTAGACCTTGCTGTAGCGGTTGTTATCGGGGCAGCATTTGGAAAAATTGTTTCTTCTTTAGTAGATAACATCATTATGCCAGTTGTTGGTGTACTTCTTGGCGGACTTGATTTCACAAAATTAAGTGTGACAGTCGGTAAATCTGTTATTCAGTACGGTGCTTTCATCCAATCTATCGTTGACTTTATCATCATCGCTTTTGCTATTTTTATATTCGTCAAAATACTTACTAGTTTTATGAAGAAAAAAGAACAACCTGTGGAAGAAACACCAGTGCCACCAACAGAAGAATACTTAAAAGAAATTCGCGATTTATTGAAAGAACAACAAAAAGAAATTTAA
- a CDS encoding GW dipeptide domain-containing protein yields MKKNKKRRIRKWGEKVLLLLAVCLMFISILPTEIHAAYRVITSQKKVHYAVTIQRETDGIHKNGPHNTEGAVQVAFSKEYMNQNLQVTKEMVTDNKVTWVLLSKLDGTEIGWMDKAGVKQGNDYRVITSQKNVNYAATVVTEKDGLYKNGPHNTPTAVFVSLTEAVQNKKFQVTKEMVTDNVVTWCFLKDLSGNDVGWLDKRALKLGNDFRNITSQKEVNYIATVITESDGMYANGPHNTPGAVSLGLTEEEMGTTFHIKREVITDNKVTWVLMYYFDGERYKEFGWVDKKAVKENAKNKATDKIVSYDAVITEKDENNIYSNEVNSKNLRGIKYSSDKYTSKTAHVSKERILSTSDGDYKLAYLNVDGKELGWIDSESLTEKLTEDSKVEQIEDTLLKHLDLNDNSLQINSEEFAAFALNQMLEDADEELAARSDYEIITDYLSEYFNALTESISPPEMIDIEGEQEVFSPIIDEDLNIEDIIDEDFSDEDITDDEENAEEKEEEVNSENIDENYLVGIPEKDIIDVTDIQPDPNISPLEEEKESTIEELNDIAQYEEVENNGLVDENGLLKASGYNRSKAIAYAKKWYNKRNPNYRNYSDSSGDCTNFVSQCIYNGGKKEVKITPVPYGTKKTTKHWFSQIVYTKVWSQRSYVYYKTINNSTSWVNVSDFSSFWSKTQPVKTFTNVNSAISYARPGDIVQFKKKGGSRYFHSMIAVEKSNKTLYMAGHTNSYKRRNIKSAMKNMKGASIRIIRF; encoded by the coding sequence ATGAAAAAAAATAAAAAAAGAAGAATAAGAAAATGGGGAGAGAAAGTTTTACTATTATTAGCCGTATGTTTAATGTTCATTTCTATTTTGCCGACAGAGATTCATGCAGCATATCGAGTAATAACATCGCAAAAAAAAGTACATTATGCAGTAACGATTCAAAGAGAAACAGATGGAATTCATAAAAATGGTCCTCATAATACAGAAGGTGCAGTTCAAGTAGCATTCTCTAAAGAATACATGAATCAGAATTTACAAGTAACAAAAGAAATGGTAACTGATAATAAAGTTACTTGGGTTCTATTAAGTAAACTTGATGGTACAGAGATTGGTTGGATGGATAAAGCAGGTGTTAAGCAAGGAAATGACTACCGGGTAATAACATCGCAAAAAAACGTTAATTATGCAGCAACAGTTGTTACTGAAAAAGATGGTCTTTATAAAAATGGACCACATAATACGCCGACAGCAGTCTTTGTTAGTCTTACAGAAGCTGTCCAAAATAAAAAATTTCAAGTAACAAAAGAAATGGTCACTGATAATGTTGTCACATGGTGTTTTCTAAAGGACTTAAGCGGAAATGATGTAGGTTGGCTCGATAAACGAGCATTAAAATTAGGGAATGATTTTAGAAATATAACATCTCAAAAAGAAGTAAATTATATAGCGACAGTTATTACAGAATCAGATGGGATGTATGCAAATGGCCCACATAATACGCCCGGAGCAGTAAGTTTAGGTCTTACTGAAGAAGAGATGGGTACTACTTTCCATATAAAAAGAGAAGTAATTACAGATAATAAAGTCACTTGGGTACTAATGTATTACTTTGATGGCGAGAGGTATAAAGAGTTTGGTTGGGTAGATAAGAAAGCTGTTAAAGAAAATGCGAAAAACAAAGCAACAGATAAGATTGTTTCTTATGATGCTGTGATAACAGAAAAAGATGAAAATAATATTTATTCCAATGAAGTTAACTCAAAAAATCTACGAGGAATAAAATATAGCTCCGATAAATATACTTCCAAAACTGCCCATGTTAGTAAAGAAAGAATATTGTCCACTTCAGATGGCGATTATAAACTCGCTTATTTAAATGTAGATGGAAAAGAGCTTGGGTGGATTGATTCAGAATCATTAACGGAAAAACTTACAGAAGATTCAAAAGTAGAACAAATAGAAGATACACTACTTAAACATTTAGATTTAAATGATAATAGTTTACAAATAAACTCAGAAGAATTCGCTGCTTTTGCATTAAATCAAATGTTAGAAGATGCTGATGAGGAATTGGCAGCTAGAAGTGATTATGAGATTATTACTGATTATTTAAGTGAATATTTTAATGCACTTACAGAAAGCATTTCACCACCAGAAATGATTGATATTGAAGGTGAACAAGAAGTATTTAGTCCTATTATAGATGAAGATTTAAATATTGAAGATATAATTGATGAGGATTTTTCTGATGAAGATATCACAGATGATGAAGAAAACGCAGAAGAAAAAGAGGAAGAAGTTAATTCGGAAAATATAGATGAAAACTATCTTGTTGGTATTCCTGAAAAAGATATTATTGATGTAACTGATATTCAACCTGATCCTAATATATCGCCACTAGAAGAAGAAAAAGAATCAACAATAGAAGAATTAAATGATATCGCTCAATACGAAGAAGTAGAAAATAATGGATTAGTAGATGAAAATGGTTTATTAAAAGCATCAGGCTATAACAGAAGTAAAGCTATAGCATATGCTAAGAAATGGTATAATAAAAGAAATCCAAATTATAGAAATTATAGTGATTCATCTGGAGATTGTACAAACTTTGTATCACAGTGCATTTATAATGGTGGAAAAAAAGAAGTTAAAATAACTCCAGTACCTTATGGAACAAAAAAAACTACTAAACATTGGTTTAGCCAAATAGTATACACAAAAGTATGGTCTCAAAGATCATATGTATATTACAAAACTATAAATAATTCAACCTCATGGGTTAATGTATCAGATTTTTCATCATTTTGGTCAAAAACTCAGCCAGTTAAAACATTTACTAATGTGAACTCTGCAATTTCTTATGCAAGACCTGGAGATATAGTTCAGTTCAAAAAGAAAGGTGGAAGTAGATACTTTCATTCTATGATTGCTGTAGAAAAAAGCAATAAAACTTTATATATGGCAGGTCATACAAATAGTTATAAAAGAAGAAATATTAAATCAGCAATGAAAAATATGAAAGGGGCTAGTATAAGGATTATAAGATTTTAG
- the groL gene encoding chaperonin GroEL (60 kDa chaperone family; promotes refolding of misfolded polypeptides especially under stressful conditions; forms two stacked rings of heptamers to form a barrel-shaped 14mer; ends can be capped by GroES; misfolded proteins enter the barrel where they are refolded when GroES binds) yields the protein MAKDIKFSEDARRAMLRGVDQLANAVKVTLGPKGRNVVLEKKFGSPLITNDGVTIAKEIELEDPFENMGAKLVSEVASKTNDVAGDGTTTATVLAQAMIQEGLKNVTAGANPVGVRRGIEKAVATAIEELKAISKPIESKESIAQVAAISSGDEEVGKLIAEAMERVGNDGVITIEESKGFATELDVVEGMQFDRGYTSPYMVTDSDKMEAVLEKPYILITDKKINNIQEILPVLEQVVQQGRPMLIIAEDVEGEAQATLVLNKLRGTFNVVAVKAPGFGDRRKAMLEDIAILTGGQVITEDLGLELKTATVDQLGTANKVVVTKDDTTIVEGAGDSTQISARVNQIRAQMEETTSEFDREKLQERLAKLAGGVAVVKVGAATETELKERKLRIEDALNSTRAAVEEGIVAGGGTALVSIYNKVAALEAEGDVETGINIVLRSLEEPVRQIAHNAGLEGSVIVERLKHEAVGVGFNAANGEWVNMIDAGIVDPTKVTRSALQNASSVAALLLTTEAVVADQPDENGPAAVPDMGMGGMGGMM from the coding sequence ATGGCAAAAGATATTAAATTTAGTGAAGACGCTCGTCGTGCCATGCTACGTGGTGTCGACCAATTAGCAAATGCAGTAAAAGTAACGCTTGGCCCTAAAGGTCGTAATGTTGTTTTAGAAAAGAAATTCGGTTCTCCGTTAATTACAAATGATGGTGTAACGATTGCAAAAGAAATTGAATTAGAAGACCCATTTGAAAACATGGGAGCAAAACTTGTATCTGAAGTTGCTTCTAAAACCAATGATGTTGCTGGTGACGGAACTACAACTGCTACCGTTTTAGCGCAAGCAATGATTCAAGAAGGCTTAAAGAACGTAACAGCTGGAGCAAATCCAGTAGGCGTTCGCCGCGGTATCGAAAAAGCCGTAGCAACTGCCATTGAAGAATTAAAAGCTATTTCTAAACCAATTGAAAGCAAGGAATCTATCGCTCAAGTTGCTGCCATCTCTTCTGGTGATGAAGAAGTAGGTAAATTAATCGCAGAAGCAATGGAACGTGTTGGTAACGACGGTGTTATTACTATTGAAGAATCCAAAGGCTTTGCAACAGAATTAGACGTAGTAGAAGGTATGCAATTCGACCGTGGCTACACTAGCCCTTACATGGTAACTGATTCCGACAAAATGGAAGCTGTTCTTGAAAAACCATACATTTTAATTACAGACAAAAAAATCAACAATATTCAAGAAATCTTACCAGTTTTAGAGCAAGTAGTTCAACAAGGTCGTCCTATGCTAATTATCGCAGAAGATGTGGAAGGCGAAGCACAAGCAACTCTTGTATTAAACAAACTTCGTGGAACATTTAATGTTGTTGCAGTGAAAGCTCCTGGATTTGGTGATCGTCGTAAAGCAATGTTAGAAGATATTGCCATTCTAACAGGTGGACAAGTAATTACAGAAGATCTAGGCTTAGAACTAAAAACAGCCACAGTAGATCAACTTGGTACAGCGAACAAAGTTGTTGTAACAAAAGATGACACTACAATCGTAGAAGGAGCAGGCGATTCCACACAAATCAGCGCTCGCGTAAACCAAATCCGTGCGCAAATGGAAGAAACTACTTCTGAATTTGATAGAGAAAAATTACAAGAACGTTTAGCAAAACTTGCAGGTGGAGTAGCTGTTGTTAAAGTCGGCGCTGCAACTGAAACAGAGCTAAAAGAACGCAAATTACGTATTGAAGATGCCCTTAACTCTACTCGTGCAGCTGTAGAAGAAGGTATTGTAGCTGGTGGTGGTACTGCGCTTGTAAGTATTTACAATAAAGTAGCAGCACTAGAAGCAGAAGGCGATGTAGAAACAGGTATCAACATCGTACTTCGTTCCCTAGAAGAACCAGTTCGTCAAATCGCACATAACGCTGGTCTAGAAGGTTCTGTTATTGTAGAACGTTTGAAACACGAAGCAGTGGGTGTTGGTTTCAACGCAGCAAACGGCGAATGGGTAAACATGATTGACGCTGGTATTGTAGACCCAACAAAAGTAACTCGTTCTGCACTACAAAATGCTTCATCCGTTGCAGCACTTCTATTAACTACAGAAGCAGTTGTAGCAGATCAACCAGACGAAAACGGTCCAGCAGCAGTTCCTGACATGGGAATGGGCGGCATGGGCGGTATGATGTAA
- the groES gene encoding co-chaperone GroES: MLKPLGDRVVIEVLEAEEKTASGIVLPDSAKEKPQSGKIVAVGSGRVLENGTKEPLEVAEGDTVIFAKYSGTEVTYEGTDYLILRESDILAITK, from the coding sequence TTGTTAAAACCATTAGGAGATCGTGTTGTAATTGAAGTACTTGAAGCAGAGGAAAAAACAGCGAGTGGAATTGTATTACCAGACTCTGCAAAAGAAAAACCACAATCAGGAAAAATTGTCGCAGTAGGTTCCGGTCGAGTTCTAGAAAACGGAACAAAAGAACCACTTGAAGTTGCAGAAGGTGACACGGTTATTTTTGCAAAATATTCTGGAACTGAAGTGACGTACGAAGGAACTGATTATCTGATTTTACGTGAAAGTGATATTTTAGCAATTACTAAATAA